One Manihot esculenta cultivar AM560-2 chromosome 6, M.esculenta_v8, whole genome shotgun sequence DNA segment encodes these proteins:
- the LOC110617197 gene encoding adagio protein 1, producing MEWDSNSDLSGDEDDGFMLNDDDSGVGGGPLPFPVENLLQTAPCGFVVTDALEPDHPIIYVNTVFEMATGYRAEEVLGHNCRFLQCRGPFAKRRHSLVDSTVVAEIRRCLEEGIEFQGELLNFRKDGSPLMNRLRLTPIYGDDETITHVIGIQFFTEANIDLGPLPGSSLKESAKSADRFRTGVLNYRPIPVGDRSVCRGVCGILQLSDEVLSLKILSLLTPRDIASVGSVCRRLNALTKNEDLWRMVCQNAWGCETTRVLETVPGAKRLGWGRLARELTTLEAAAWRKLTVGGAVEPSRCNFSACAVGNRVVLFGGEGVNMQPMNDTFVLDLNSSNPEWQHVQVSSPPPGRWGHTLSCVNGSHLVVFGGCGRQGLLNDVFVLDLDAKPPTWREISGLAPPLPRSWHSSCTLDGTKLIVSGGCADSGVLLSDTFLLDLSMEKPVWREIPVAWTPPSRLGHTLSVYGGRKILMFGGLAKSGPLRFRSSDVFTMDLSEEEPCWRCVTGSGMPGSGNPGGVAPPPRLDHVAVNLPGGRILIFGGSVAGLHSASQLYLLDPTDEKPTWRILNVPGRPPRFAWGHSTCVVGGTRAIVLGGQTGEEWMLSELHELSLASSVI from the exons ATGGAGTGGGATAGTAATTCGGATCTCAGCGGGGATGAGGACGATGGATTCATGCTTAACGATGATGATAGTGGTGTTGGTGGTGGTCCGCTTCCCTTCCCTGTCGAGAATTTGCTTCAAACTGCGCCCTGTGGGTTCGTTGTCACTGATGCGCTCGAGCCTGACCATCCAATTATCTATGTCAACACCGTTTTTGAGATGGCTACCGGCTATAGAGCCGAAGAAGTGCTTGGACATAACTG TCGCTTCTTGCAATGTAGAGGTCCATTTGCCAAACGAAGACATTCATTAGTAGACTCAACAGTGGTCGCAGAAATAAGAAGATGCCTTGAGGAGGGCATTGAATTCCAAGGTGAATTATTGAACTTCAGAAAAGATGGATCTCCTCTAATGAACAGGTTGCGGCTTACTCCTATATATGGAGATGATGAAACTATAACTCATGTTATTGGAATCCAATTCTTCACAGAAGCAAATATTGATCTAGGCCCTCTTCCTGGTTCTTCATTGAAGGAGTCTGCAAAATCAGCTGATCGTTTTCGTACTGGTGTTCTTAATTACCGTCCTATCCCAGTTGGGGACCGCAGTGTTTGTCGTGGGGTTTGTGGGATACTGCAATTGAGTGATGAGGTACTGTCTCTCAAAATACTGTCACTTTTGACGCCAAGAGACATTGCATCTGTAGGTTCAGTCTGTAGGCGGTTAAATGCACTGACAAAGAATGAGGATCTTTGGAGAATGGTTTGCCAGAATGCTTGGGGTTGTGAAACTACTCGTGTTCTAGAGACTGTGCCTGGTGCAAAAAGACTTGGGTGGGGACGCCTTGCAAGAGAATTAACGACTCTTGAAGCAGCAGCATGGAGAAAGCTAACTGTTGGAGGTGCAGTTGAACCCTCTAGGTGCAATTTTAGTGCTTGTGCAGTAGGGAACCGAGTTGTCCTCTTTGGTGGGGAGGGTGTTAATATGCAACCAATGAATGACACATTTGTGTTGGATTTGAACTCTAGCAACCCTGAGTGGCAACATGTACAAGTGAGCTCCCCTCCTCCTGGGCGGTGGGGTCATACACTTTCTTGTGTTAACGGATCACATTTGGTGGTTTTTGGAGGTTGTGGAAGGCAAGGCTTGCTTAATGATGTCTTTGTTTTGGATTTGGATGCTAAGCCTCCAACTTGGCGGGAGATTTCTGGATTGGCCCCACCTCTCCCACGATCATGGCATAGTTCCTGCACGCTTGATGGCACCAAGTTGATAGTCTCTGGTGGGTGTGCAGATTCTGGAGTACTTCTGAGTGATACGTTTTTGCTTGATCTATCAATGGAAAAACCTGTTTGGAGGGAAATACCAGTAGCATGGACCCCACCTTCTCGGCTGGGTCACACTCTTTCAGTTTATGGTGGAAGGAAAATATTGATGTTTGGAGGTTTGGCCAAGAGCGGTCCCCTTCGATTTCGTTCGAGCGATGTTTTCACTATGGATCTAAGCGAGGAGGAACCTTGCTGGAGATGTGTTACTGGGAGTGGAATGCCAGGTTCTGGAAACCCTGGGGGTGTGGCTCCTCCACCGAGGCTTGATCATGTAGCTGTGAATCTTCCAGGGGGGAGAATCCTAATCTTTGGTGGCTCTGTTGCTGGTCTTCATTCTGCCTCGCAACTGTACCTCCTGGACCCAACAGATGAGAAACCTACGTGGAGGATTCtaaatgtacctgggagaccccCGAGATTTGCTTGGGGACATAGTACCTGTGTTGTAGGTGGCACAAGGGCTATAGTCCTCGGTGGTCAAACTGGGGAGGAGTGGATGCTAAGTGAGCTCCATGAGCTGTCCTTGGCTAGTTCTGTTATCTGA